A part of Pseudomonadota bacterium genomic DNA contains:
- the aroB gene encoding 3-dehydroquinate synthase encodes MKTVIVEAASGSCPVHIGRGLLGDSDLIAGMVRGKQVFLVSNETVGPLHAAVLEKALAVFELSKYELPDGEQFKNLEYFSILLDRLIESGMHRDATIVSLGGGVVSDIAGFAAACYQRGIAHIICPTTLLAQADAAIGGKTAINHAGGKNLVGAFHQPIGVVADLATLDTLDDRQMRAGMAEIVKSALIADETFFGWLESHARKVLLRDQQSLIHAIETSCRIKARIVAEDEKESGPRALLNLGHSFAHAIEAESDYRYLHGEAVAVGLLLAAEVAVRVGLADAELVQRICNLNEQCGLPTGIEGLDPGKLARKMAMDKKVLSGKLTLVLPEEPGSVVLCDSFDPALPESVMREYCR; translated from the coding sequence GTGAAAACAGTGATCGTCGAAGCGGCCAGCGGTTCCTGCCCCGTCCATATAGGTCGCGGCCTGCTGGGTGACTCCGATCTGATCGCGGGCATGGTAAGGGGAAAGCAGGTTTTTTTGGTTAGCAACGAGACCGTCGGTCCTTTGCACGCGGCTGTGCTCGAAAAAGCGCTGGCGGTGTTTGAGCTCTCTAAATATGAGCTCCCCGATGGTGAGCAATTCAAGAATCTGGAATATTTCTCGATTTTGCTGGATAGACTGATTGAATCCGGTATGCATCGGGACGCTACCATTGTATCGCTGGGTGGTGGCGTCGTTTCGGATATCGCGGGGTTTGCCGCTGCCTGCTACCAGCGAGGGATTGCCCATATTATTTGCCCGACCACCTTGCTTGCCCAGGCAGATGCAGCGATTGGCGGCAAAACCGCGATCAACCACGCCGGGGGGAAAAACCTGGTTGGCGCTTTTCACCAGCCAATCGGTGTGGTTGCCGACCTCGCGACGCTGGATACCCTCGATGACCGGCAGATGAGAGCCGGGATGGCCGAGATCGTGAAATCAGCACTGATCGCAGACGAAACTTTTTTTGGCTGGCTGGAAAGCCACGCCAGGAAAGTGCTGCTGCGCGATCAGCAATCGCTGATCCACGCGATAGAAACAAGCTGCCGGATCAAGGCCCGAATCGTGGCGGAGGACGAAAAAGAATCCGGACCACGCGCGTTGCTGAATCTCGGTCATAGTTTTGCCCACGCGATCGAGGCCGAGTCGGATTACCGGTATTTGCATGGTGAGGCGGTGGCGGTGGGCTTGCTGCTTGCGGCCGAGGTAGCGGTGCGTGTGGGTCTGGCGGACGCGGAGCTGGTCCAGCGAATCTGCAATCTCAATGAACAGTGCGGGCTGCCAACCGGCATTGAAGGGCTGGACCCTGGCAAGCTGGCAAGAAAGATGGCAATGGACAAAAAGGTCTTGT
- a CDS encoding shikimate kinase has translation MTSSLFLIGPMGAGKTAVGRWLGKELGLQFYDTDLEIQEQTGVDIGFIFEKEGEGGFRERETVAIERLTQRPSIVLATGGGAVLDPQNRSRLSQRGRVVYLRASITQQLRRTRLVANRPLLDGESPEETLAKLARQREPIYEKMADLTIDTNGRKVPAVAAEIVSWVKRDR, from the coding sequence ATGACTTCCAGTTTGTTCTTGATAGGCCCGATGGGCGCCGGAAAGACCGCGGTCGGGCGGTGGCTCGGCAAGGAACTGGGTTTGCAGTTTTACGATACCGATCTCGAAATACAGGAACAGACTGGCGTCGATATCGGGTTCATTTTCGAAAAGGAAGGAGAGGGCGGTTTTCGGGAGCGCGAGACAGTGGCGATTGAACGCTTGACGCAACGGCCATCCATCGTGCTGGCTACCGGCGGTGGTGCGGTGCTCGACCCGCAGAACAGGAGCAGGCTTTCGCAAAGGGGGCGTGTGGTTTATCTGCGCGCCAGCATCACGCAACAGCTTAGGCGTACAAGACTGGTTGCCAACCGGCCCTTGCTGGATGGCGAAAGCCCCGAAGAAACGTTGGCGAAACTCGCCCGGCAAAGAGAGCCGATCTACGAGAAAATGGCCGATCTGACGATTGATACGAATGGCCGGAAAGTACCGGCTGTTGCCGCCGAAATCGTAAGCTGGGTCAAGCGCGACAGGTGA
- a CDS encoding YeeE/YedE family protein, with product MTLPAKRKLAGLVAGAIFGAGLAVSQMVNPVKVQAFLDIAGDWDPSLLLTMGSAVLVTMFFYRRVLRKAQPLWDIKFYLPLKTRADQKLILGSAMFGTGWGLVGFCPGPAIAALTFFSWEAPAFVLSMLVGMLGYDLIFSRATA from the coding sequence ATGACACTTCCGGCAAAAAGAAAACTCGCGGGTCTTGTTGCCGGCGCTATCTTTGGCGCCGGGCTGGCCGTCTCGCAGATGGTCAATCCAGTGAAGGTTCAAGCCTTCCTGGATATCGCCGGTGACTGGGATCCGAGTTTGCTGTTGACGATGGGGAGCGCGGTTCTGGTCACAATGTTTTTTTACCGCCGGGTGTTAAGAAAGGCGCAGCCACTTTGGGACATAAAATTTTATCTGCCCCTAAAGACTCGCGCGGACCAGAAGCTGATTTTGGGATCTGCCATGTTTGGCACGGGCTGGGGGCTGGTCGGCTTTTGCCCGGGTCCGGCCATTGCGGCGTTGACGTTTTTCAGTTGGGAAGCCCCGGCATTTGTGCTTTCCATGCTCGTGGGAATGCTGGGTTACGATCTGATTTTTAGCCGGGCGACGGCGTAA
- a CDS encoding YeeE/YedE family protein, whose translation MSEFTPLSATLGGVLIGLSASLLLWTNGRIAGISGIVAGAVGPAATERTWRWFFLLGLLAGTAGWFSLVDAGFSVRSGNPWLVLPAGFLVGVGTRMGSGCTSGHGVCGIGQLSPRSLIATLIFFSFGLLTVFVMRHLLHVPGAI comes from the coding sequence ATGTCTGAATTCACCCCTCTTTCAGCGACGCTTGGTGGAGTATTGATCGGCCTTTCGGCGAGTCTGCTCTTGTGGACCAACGGAAGAATTGCCGGTATCAGCGGAATCGTCGCCGGCGCAGTCGGGCCGGCGGCCACAGAGAGAACCTGGCGCTGGTTTTTTTTGCTGGGGTTGCTGGCAGGCACGGCCGGTTGGTTTTCGCTGGTCGACGCCGGTTTTAGCGTGCGATCGGGCAATCCGTGGCTGGTGTTGCCTGCAGGGTTTCTGGTTGGCGTGGGGACCCGGATGGGGAGTGGTTGCACCAGTGGGCATGGCGTCTGTGGTATTGGTCAGCTATCGCCTCGTTCACTGATTGCGACATTGATATTTTTTAGCTTCGGCTTGCTGACGGTCTTTGTCATGCGCCATCTTCTGCATGTGCCAGGCGCGATCTGA
- a CDS encoding MBL fold metallo-hydrolase yields the protein MQIQVESFFHEATSTFSHVAADPVSRQAAIIDSVLDFDCKSGRTSTESADRLIAWLGENGYQAHWILETHVHADHLSAAMYLRGKLGAKTGIGEGITAVQETFAKVFNLADEDFRPDGSQFDHLFGDNEEIRIGSICGRVMHTPGHTSDSVTYVFGDAAFVGDTMFMPDFGTARCDFPGGDARLLYRSIKRIYELADDTRLFLCHDYPPTGREKSCVTTVGNGKKHNIHVNESSNVDKFVKMRIARDAQLDMPALILPSIQVNIRAGALPEPEDNGTRYLKLPLDRF from the coding sequence ATGCAGATTCAAGTAGAGAGCTTTTTCCACGAGGCGACATCGACATTCAGCCATGTGGCGGCTGACCCAGTTTCTCGCCAGGCCGCGATTATCGACTCGGTACTCGATTTTGATTGCAAGTCCGGGCGCACCAGCACCGAGTCTGCTGATCGGTTAATCGCCTGGCTGGGCGAAAACGGGTACCAGGCGCACTGGATCCTAGAGACCCACGTGCACGCCGATCACCTGAGCGCCGCGATGTACCTGCGCGGAAAACTCGGTGCGAAGACAGGAATCGGCGAGGGAATCACCGCGGTACAGGAGACCTTTGCGAAAGTTTTTAATCTTGCAGACGAGGATTTCCGGCCAGACGGGAGCCAGTTCGACCATCTGTTCGGTGACAACGAGGAGATTCGGATCGGGAGTATCTGTGGCCGGGTCATGCACACCCCCGGACATACCAGCGACAGCGTAACCTATGTGTTTGGCGATGCCGCTTTTGTTGGCGACACGATGTTCATGCCGGACTTCGGCACCGCGCGCTGCGATTTCCCCGGGGGCGATGCGCGCCTCCTCTACCGGTCCATCAAGAGGATTTATGAATTGGCCGACGATACACGCTTGTTTCTTTGCCACGATTATCCACCGACTGGCCGTGAAAAGAGTTGCGTGACCACGGTTGGCAATGGGAAAAAGCACAATATTCATGTGAACGAGTCCAGCAACGTCGATAAGTTTGTCAAGATGCGTATCGCCAGGGATGCCCAGCTCGATATGCCGGCGCTGATTCTTCCATCGATCCAGGTCAACATCCGCGCGGGCGCACTGCCAGAACCTGAAGACAACGGAACCCGCTATCTCAAACTTCCACTGGACCGGTTTTAA
- a CDS encoding type IV pilus secretin PilQ codes for MNLPIRVLHGGDGLGHYAGKWIIAALVCLLALPAAAQSTVQLEDIKVVTLPGQQVQLELQLSGAAPEPLSFTINEPARIALDLPGTSLNMDRRRTNVGVGPLNSVVTAEAGGRTRVVLNLDTLVPYETRVSGNSIIILLGVAGSTDQIASFASGSTRASRPSTAASIESIDFRRSPDGAGRIMVTLSDPSTSIDLRQQGNLILVDFKSASLPDSLLRRMDVMDFATPVTSVDTLRVGNDTRLIIAAMGDFEEVAYQSGNVFTVEISKAAEKDDAFVPEIEKEYVGERISLNFQDIETRAVLQLLADTSGLNMVVSDTVTGSVTLRLQNVPWDQALDIVLRTKGLDMRQQGNVILIAPADEIAARERQELETYAQRQELEPLRAEFVQVNYAKANDLAELMRTSAANSLLSERGSVAVDVRTNTLLVQDTEERLADIRRMVAILDIPIRQVLIEARIVTVNDDYSKELGARFGVTYVDDFGSGGLITTTGSASGSGTIVNSALDNIQTTGQPFPVEAPSIIDRFNVNLPVINPAGRIALAILDNDFIVDLELSALQAEGRGEIISTPRVVTANQKQASIEQGVEIPYQESSSSGATTTQFKKAVLRLLVTPQITPDDRIIMDLQVNQDSVGESVASATGGFVPSIDTREVITQVLVNDGETVVLGGIYETENREVIIQVPILGDIPIIGRLFKSTINESNKSELLIFITPKILRDGATAY; via the coding sequence ATGAATCTGCCAATACGTGTGTTGCACGGTGGCGATGGATTGGGACACTACGCTGGCAAATGGATAATTGCCGCGCTGGTCTGTCTGTTGGCTCTGCCTGCAGCGGCACAAAGCACCGTTCAGCTGGAAGATATCAAGGTTGTTACTTTGCCCGGCCAGCAAGTGCAGCTCGAGCTGCAACTGAGCGGCGCGGCGCCCGAGCCGCTTAGCTTTACGATCAACGAGCCGGCGCGTATCGCACTGGATCTGCCGGGGACCAGCCTGAATATGGACCGCCGGCGCACCAATGTCGGGGTTGGACCGCTCAATTCCGTAGTAACCGCTGAAGCTGGCGGTCGGACCCGGGTTGTCCTGAATCTGGATACGCTGGTGCCGTACGAAACTCGCGTTTCCGGCAACAGCATTATCATACTTCTAGGGGTTGCGGGAAGCACGGACCAGATCGCAAGTTTTGCCAGTGGTTCAACCCGGGCCAGCCGCCCGAGTACTGCGGCCAGTATCGAGAGCATCGATTTTCGGCGGAGCCCGGATGGTGCGGGTCGCATTATGGTGACCCTGAGCGACCCCAGCACATCGATTGATTTGCGCCAGCAAGGCAACCTGATCCTGGTCGATTTTAAGAGCGCCAGCCTGCCCGACAGTCTGCTCCGTCGGATGGACGTAATGGATTTCGCGACACCGGTTACCTCGGTGGATACGCTCAGAGTCGGCAACGACACGAGACTGATTATTGCCGCTATGGGTGATTTCGAAGAAGTCGCCTACCAATCCGGCAACGTCTTTACCGTCGAGATCAGCAAGGCTGCCGAAAAAGATGATGCTTTTGTTCCGGAGATTGAGAAAGAATATGTCGGCGAACGCATATCGCTGAACTTCCAGGACATCGAAACTCGTGCGGTCCTGCAGTTGCTCGCCGATACCAGTGGCCTGAACATGGTGGTTAGCGACACCGTGACGGGGAGCGTGACCCTGCGTTTGCAGAATGTTCCGTGGGACCAGGCGCTGGATATCGTATTGCGCACCAAGGGCCTGGATATGCGCCAACAGGGCAACGTGATCCTGATTGCACCGGCGGACGAGATCGCCGCGCGCGAACGTCAGGAGCTGGAAACCTATGCGCAGCGCCAGGAGCTGGAACCGCTGCGTGCAGAATTCGTACAGGTCAACTATGCCAAGGCTAACGATCTTGCTGAACTGATGAGGACCAGCGCCGCGAATTCCCTGCTCTCGGAGCGCGGCAGCGTTGCGGTAGATGTGAGAACCAACACCTTGCTGGTGCAGGATACGGAAGAACGGTTAGCCGACATTCGCAGAATGGTGGCGATACTCGATATTCCAATTCGCCAGGTTCTGATCGAGGCGCGCATCGTCACCGTCAATGACGACTATAGCAAGGAACTGGGCGCGCGCTTTGGGGTGACCTATGTAGACGATTTTGGCAGCGGCGGTCTGATCACGACCACAGGCAGCGCCTCGGGTAGCGGAACGATTGTCAATTCCGCGCTGGATAATATCCAGACCACCGGGCAACCCTTTCCTGTCGAAGCGCCGTCGATCATCGATCGCTTTAATGTCAATCTGCCGGTCATCAACCCGGCTGGCAGGATAGCGCTGGCAATTCTGGACAACGACTTTATTGTCGATCTTGAGCTGTCCGCTTTACAGGCGGAAGGACGCGGCGAAATTATTTCCACGCCGCGCGTGGTGACTGCCAATCAGAAACAAGCCAGCATCGAACAGGGTGTCGAGATCCCGTATCAGGAATCATCGTCCAGCGGCGCCACGACGACCCAATTCAAGAAAGCTGTACTCAGACTGCTGGTGACACCGCAGATTACGCCGGATGACCGGATTATCATGGATCTCCAGGTTAACCAGGACAGCGTGGGTGAAAGCGTCGCCAGCGCTACCGGCGGATTTGTGCCGAGTATCGATACCCGCGAGGTGATAACGCAGGTCCTGGTAAACGATGGCGAGACCGTGGTTCTTGGCGGTATTTACGAAACCGAAAACCGCGAAGTCATCATCCAGGTGCCGATACTTGGAGATATCCCGATCATCGGTCGCCTGTTCAAGTCAACGATAAATGAATCCAACAAGTCGGAGTTGCTGATATTTATTACGCCGAAGATTCTTCGCGATGGTGCCACCGCCTACTGA
- a CDS encoding pilus assembly protein PilP translates to MTMHTGLHTGLMLVVIAIAGLLSGCTGGTADLEAYIEKTLAQPGGRIKPLPQIKPYDTFIYEADNERSPFTPDRPVVLVRNASGSAIGPDASRSREFLEQYSLDTMNMVGTLELGGTMYGLLRTSNGLVHRVVVGAYIGQNDGQIKSITDVEIELIEIISDGLGGYIERPAAVALSD, encoded by the coding sequence ATGACCATGCATACAGGTCTGCATACAGGGTTAATGCTTGTGGTTATCGCCATCGCTGGATTGCTGTCTGGTTGCACCGGGGGCACGGCGGATCTGGAGGCTTATATTGAAAAAACCCTGGCCCAGCCAGGCGGCCGGATCAAGCCGCTCCCGCAGATCAAGCCATATGACACATTTATTTACGAGGCGGATAACGAGCGATCGCCGTTTACGCCGGATAGGCCCGTGGTACTGGTCCGCAATGCGTCCGGCTCTGCGATCGGTCCGGATGCGAGCCGCAGCAGAGAATTTTTGGAACAGTATTCGCTGGATACCATGAATATGGTTGGCACGCTCGAATTGGGCGGAACGATGTATGGTCTTTTGCGAACCAGCAACGGCCTTGTTCACCGGGTGGTTGTTGGCGCCTACATTGGTCAGAATGACGGGCAAATCAAATCCATTACCGATGTCGAAATCGAATTGATTGAAATCATTTCAGATGGCCTCGGCGGCTATATCGAAAGGCCGGCCGCCGTTGCGCTGAGTGATTGA
- a CDS encoding type 4a pilus biogenesis protein PilO, which produces MNIIEQLQSLDTNDIGRWPLLFRAVLIAVIFFAVSIGGSYYFVYRTKATVLEQAEAREIELKHTFEAKQRRAANLDAYKTQLKEMEVSFGAMLRQLPSRTEVPSLLVDISQTGLAAGLEERLFQPSSEIKKDFYAELPIKIRLQGSYHDLAQFVSGIAALPRIVTLHDVLIQPEKNMGGNNLVLDVTAKTYRYLEEES; this is translated from the coding sequence ATGAACATCATAGAACAGCTGCAAAGCCTGGACACCAACGATATAGGTCGTTGGCCGTTATTGTTCAGGGCTGTATTGATCGCGGTTATTTTTTTCGCGGTCAGTATTGGCGGTTCGTATTATTTTGTATACCGAACCAAAGCGACGGTGCTCGAGCAGGCCGAGGCGAGAGAAATCGAGCTAAAGCACACCTTCGAGGCCAAGCAGCGCCGCGCGGCAAATCTCGACGCCTACAAAACGCAACTCAAGGAAATGGAAGTTTCTTTTGGCGCAATGCTGCGCCAGTTACCGAGCCGGACCGAGGTCCCCAGCCTGCTCGTCGATATTTCCCAGACCGGCTTGGCTGCTGGTCTCGAGGAGAGGCTTTTTCAGCCCAGCAGCGAAATCAAGAAGGATTTTTACGCGGAATTGCCGATCAAAATCCGCCTGCAGGGCAGCTATCATGACCTCGCGCAGTTTGTCAGTGGTATTGCCGCCTTACCGCGGATTGTCACCTTGCACGACGTATTGATTCAGCCTGAAAAAAATATGGGCGGCAACAATCTGGTGCTTGACGTGACCGCCAAGACCTACCGCTACCTGGAAGAGGAGTCCTGA
- a CDS encoding PilN domain-containing protein gives MPRINLLPWREDQRKERQQNFLVAAAGAVLIGIVTIMLVSWTFDRFISYQNQRNGILDKEISLLDEKIEEIKGLERQKERLLARTEIIERLQKSRPEVVHLFDELVRTLPDGVYLTSMKQTDRRLEIKGVAESTTRVSAYMRNIDVSEWLENPGLQVIETVEVGPKKNAEFGLTAQQVSTAEEDEGLMKAGSL, from the coding sequence ATGCCGAGAATTAATCTCCTTCCCTGGCGCGAAGATCAGCGCAAAGAACGCCAGCAGAATTTTTTGGTTGCGGCAGCCGGCGCCGTGCTGATTGGCATAGTCACGATTATGCTGGTTAGCTGGACCTTTGACCGCTTTATCAGCTACCAGAACCAGAGGAACGGCATCCTGGACAAGGAAATCTCCCTGCTCGACGAGAAAATCGAAGAGATCAAGGGTCTGGAGAGACAAAAAGAGCGCCTGCTCGCCCGCACGGAAATTATCGAGCGCTTGCAAAAAAGCAGACCGGAAGTCGTGCACCTGTTTGACGAATTGGTCCGCACCTTGCCCGATGGCGTTTATTTGACTTCCATGAAGCAGACCGACCGGCGCCTGGAAATCAAAGGCGTGGCCGAGTCAACGACCCGGGTCTCCGCTTATATGAGAAATATTGACGTTTCGGAATGGCTGGAGAATCCCGGTCTGCAGGTTATTGAGACTGTCGAAGTCGGACCGAAGAAAAATGCCGAATTCGGGCTGACGGCACAGCAGGTTTCGACTGCCGAAGAGGACGAAGGGCTGATGAAGGCTGGTAGCTTATGA
- a CDS encoding pilus assembly protein PilM, giving the protein MFFGRKNKPLLGLDITTSSVKLIELSGSAGNYKVDSYAAEPTPNNAVSEKAIVDAQAVGEAIRRAVKRSGTSNKECAIAISGDAAVTKLIQMPRSLNDSEMEGQVELQADQYIPFPMEEVSFDFEVQGESAKDPEMLDVLLVATRNENVEQRQAAVEAAGLIARVVDVEAFALENSCQLLTHQMADGGMDHTIAVVDFGASSTTFSILRDLRVIYTRDFAFGGQQLTEEIMRTYGLSLEEAGRAKKEGGLPSNFQPEVLDPFMDEMSLQVSRSLQFFLASGSGREQPESILVCGGCANIPGVADVIASRVGIPAEIGDPLGQMKLSSRAKSLGVVKDSTALLTACGLALRSFD; this is encoded by the coding sequence GTGTTTTTTGGCAGAAAAAACAAGCCCCTACTGGGTCTGGATATCACTACGTCCTCGGTGAAGCTGATCGAATTGTCCGGTTCCGCCGGCAACTACAAGGTCGATTCCTATGCTGCCGAGCCCACGCCCAATAATGCGGTCAGCGAAAAGGCGATAGTCGACGCCCAGGCGGTCGGCGAAGCCATTCGCCGGGCGGTCAAGCGCTCCGGCACCTCTAACAAAGAATGTGCAATCGCAATTTCAGGCGACGCGGCAGTCACCAAGTTGATCCAGATGCCGCGTTCGCTGAACGACTCAGAAATGGAAGGCCAGGTTGAACTGCAGGCCGATCAGTACATACCGTTCCCGATGGAAGAGGTTTCATTTGATTTCGAGGTTCAGGGCGAATCGGCCAAGGACCCTGAAATGCTGGATGTATTGCTGGTCGCTACGCGCAACGAAAACGTCGAGCAACGCCAGGCGGCGGTCGAAGCCGCAGGCCTCATTGCCAGGGTCGTCGATGTCGAGGCATTCGCGCTGGAAAATTCATGTCAGCTGCTGACTCACCAAATGGCGGACGGCGGCATGGATCATACGATCGCGGTCGTCGACTTTGGCGCCAGCAGTACGACTTTCAGTATTTTGCGGGACCTGCGGGTCATTTATACCCGTGACTTCGCTTTTGGCGGCCAGCAACTAACCGAAGAGATCATGAGAACTTACGGCCTGAGCCTGGAAGAAGCGGGAAGGGCCAAGAAGGAGGGTGGTCTGCCATCCAACTTCCAGCCGGAAGTGCTCGATCCTTTCATGGACGAAATGTCATTGCAGGTCAGCCGTTCCTTGCAGTTTTTCCTCGCTTCCGGAAGCGGCCGCGAGCAGCCCGAATCGATACTGGTCTGCGGTGGTTGCGCCAATATCCCGGGGGTAGCTGACGTGATCGCTTCGCGAGTGGGCATACCTGCCGAAATCGGCGATCCGCTCGGTCAGATGAAATTGTCTTCGCGGGCGAAATCGCTTGGCGTGGTCAAGGATTCGACCGCGTTGCTTACTGCTTGCGGGCTGGCGTTGAGGAGCTTCGACTAA